A part of Oceanidesulfovibrio indonesiensis genomic DNA contains:
- the lspA gene encoding signal peptidase II — translation MDRRLSHAVLPAAAVVLADQLSKRLVVSAVEPYAERIAVIPGFFDIIHVHNTGAAFSFLADGAGWQRWFFVAVSIIAVLVLAGIIIRSQPSQRFTLLTLGLIMGGAAGNLVDRLFIGHVIDFLDVYVGSYHWPAFNVADSAISVGVVGLLVLIITNKERRAPENAEQQTTIREERKS, via the coding sequence ATGGACCGCCGTCTGTCACACGCCGTTCTGCCCGCAGCGGCCGTCGTGCTTGCCGACCAGCTGAGCAAGCGCCTCGTGGTGTCCGCCGTGGAGCCCTACGCGGAGCGCATAGCCGTCATTCCGGGATTCTTCGACATCATTCACGTGCACAACACGGGCGCTGCGTTCAGCTTTCTGGCCGACGGCGCCGGCTGGCAGCGCTGGTTCTTTGTGGCGGTGTCGATCATCGCGGTTCTGGTGCTCGCCGGGATCATCATCCGCAGCCAACCGTCGCAACGATTCACCCTGCTCACCCTCGGACTCATCATGGGCGGCGCCGCAGGCAATCTCGTGGACCGGCTGTTCATCGGCCATGTCATCGACTTCCTGGACGTGTACGTGGGCTCGTACCACTGGCCGGCATTCAACGTGGCGGACAGCGCCATCAGCGTCGGCGTCGTCGGCCTGCTCGTTCTCATTATAACGAACAAAGAACGGCGCGCGCCCGAAAACGCAGAGCAGCAAACCACCATCCGCGAGGAGCGGAAATCATGA
- a CDS encoding PLD nuclease N-terminal domain-containing protein — MTSNWILTALILALPIIPNLWSIWHIFYRDFPSSTEKLAWLGVAVFIPVIGGVVYILVGRRRAVKPARDH, encoded by the coding sequence ATGACGAGCAACTGGATACTCACGGCGCTCATTCTGGCCCTTCCCATCATCCCGAATTTGTGGTCTATTTGGCATATCTTCTACAGGGACTTCCCCTCGTCCACGGAGAAGCTCGCCTGGCTCGGCGTTGCCGTGTTCATTCCGGTAATCGGCGGCGTCGTCTACATCCTGGTAGGCCGCCGACGCGCAGTTAAGCCAGCCAGGGACCATTAG
- the ybgF gene encoding tol-pal system protein YbgF, whose amino-acid sequence MKRISLRFIGLAVLGFAATACVSQQNFNALQQRVSQHEQRLGSVEQIRPNQANLSAELDSLRSQMADIRGRMDELERRFIRPSTSSLPPYSEQPDTMQQDRMARAQIPADEYQRPQDPSATDEALADLGMTGSQAAELGASEAAVPSQPSDPAQQLYDEALAQFKARNYENAQLMWADFVKNNPRHDLVPNALFWQGEAYYQMQQYPQAILAYQDVIAKHEGSSKYPAALLKQGISFITIGKEQAGKLQLNELIRKFPDSPEAQRARDFLKNPG is encoded by the coding sequence ATGAAACGCATATCCCTCCGCTTCATCGGCCTCGCGGTTCTGGGTTTCGCGGCCACAGCCTGCGTCTCCCAGCAAAATTTCAATGCCCTGCAGCAGCGGGTTTCGCAGCACGAGCAGCGGCTCGGCAGCGTCGAACAAATCCGCCCCAACCAGGCGAACCTCAGCGCGGAGTTGGACTCCCTGCGCTCGCAGATGGCCGATATCCGCGGCCGCATGGATGAGTTGGAACGCCGTTTTATCCGCCCGTCCACCTCGTCGCTGCCGCCCTACTCTGAACAGCCGGACACCATGCAGCAGGACCGCATGGCGCGTGCCCAAATTCCCGCAGACGAGTACCAGCGGCCCCAAGATCCTTCGGCAACGGACGAGGCTCTTGCCGATCTGGGCATGACCGGCTCGCAAGCCGCGGAACTCGGAGCTTCGGAAGCGGCCGTTCCCAGCCAACCATCCGATCCCGCGCAGCAGTTGTACGATGAGGCCCTGGCGCAGTTCAAGGCCCGCAACTACGAGAACGCACAACTCATGTGGGCCGATTTCGTGAAGAACAATCCCAGACACGATCTCGTGCCCAACGCCTTGTTCTGGCAAGGTGAGGCGTACTACCAGATGCAGCAATACCCGCAGGCGATTCTGGCGTACCAGGATGTCATCGCCAAGCACGAAGGAAGCTCCAAGTACCCGGCTGCATTGCTCAAGCAGGGTATTTCCTTCATTACCATCGGCAAGGAGCAGGCCGGCAAGCTCCAACTCAACGAGCTCATCCGCAAATTCCCGGATTCGCCGGAAGCCCAGCGCGCCCGCGACTTCCTGAAGAACCCCGGCTAG
- a CDS encoding NIL domain-containing protein, with the protein MNNIASTTIDPSAPRKAYRKIIMITFPSEVSGSPMVCNLTRLYDLSVNILRASITPRRDGFMTVELFGDEEKFHEAISYLKGLGIKISTPDQSISRDEDSCMQCGMCIAICPSEALRLDINTRRVIFDMERCAACGMCTRVCPVKAMHIVVEQ; encoded by the coding sequence ATGAACAACATCGCTTCGACGACAATCGATCCCTCGGCTCCACGGAAAGCGTATCGCAAGATCATCATGATCACCTTTCCCTCGGAGGTGTCCGGGTCGCCCATGGTCTGCAACCTCACGCGGCTCTACGACCTCAGTGTGAACATTCTGCGCGCCTCCATCACCCCCCGGCGTGACGGCTTCATGACGGTCGAGCTATTCGGCGATGAGGAGAAGTTTCACGAGGCCATCTCCTACCTCAAGGGTCTGGGCATCAAGATCAGCACTCCGGACCAGTCCATCTCCCGCGACGAGGATTCGTGCATGCAATGCGGCATGTGCATCGCGATCTGTCCCAGTGAGGCTCTGCGCTTGGACATCAACACCCGGCGTGTGATATTCGATATGGAGCGTTGCGCCGCGTGCGGCATGTGCACGCGGGTGTGCCCTGTCAAAGCCATGCACATCGTAGTGGAACAATAA
- a CDS encoding PilZ domain-containing protein, with translation MKGSEEDRREFSRIRTRIEALMRRLDDPEAPQLFHETVLLPDVRNIFVGSSIQKEIADFLIALDAKLDTLVSMATRDQLEQDFPIIADIHEISGNGFRFHTTEHVEPGEYFEAVLFLSRMPLRLAGAVGVVRDFRSACTQRQCSPQWVIEFTRIREQDLDAVVQFVFQEERRAIREQKLYSNEK, from the coding sequence ATGAAAGGATCCGAAGAAGATAGACGCGAATTTTCCCGCATTCGCACGCGGATAGAGGCACTGATGCGGCGTCTGGACGATCCCGAGGCGCCGCAGTTGTTCCATGAAACCGTGCTTCTTCCCGACGTGCGCAACATCTTCGTCGGCTCCAGCATCCAGAAAGAAATCGCCGACTTCCTCATCGCCCTGGATGCCAAGCTGGACACGCTCGTATCCATGGCCACCCGCGACCAGCTGGAGCAGGACTTCCCCATCATCGCGGATATCCACGAAATATCCGGAAACGGCTTCCGCTTCCATACCACCGAACATGTTGAACCGGGCGAGTACTTCGAGGCCGTACTCTTCCTCTCCCGCATGCCTCTGCGGCTTGCAGGCGCCGTGGGTGTAGTGCGCGACTTCCGGTCAGCCTGCACACAGCGACAGTGCTCACCGCAATGGGTGATCGAGTTCACCCGCATCCGCGAGCAGGACCTCGACGCCGTGGTGCAGTTCGTCTTCCAGGAGGAGCGACGCGCCATTCGCGAACAGAAACTCTACTCCAACGAAAAATAA
- a CDS encoding protein phosphatase CheZ, producing MFSQTTVMERLVEKISDRVVENISQTITQTVERELQESLSKAMIEGEFYREMNEEMREGLQTIYREIKNASRTDEAKASGQTTEQLFTEASKQLDDILATTEEATVSIMDVVEKHMELQNKANDLLAGLRKTRKSNPAIQELIDINDELGQNLVHIMTSLSFQDLTGQRIKKIINALKTIESTVFELYLSTGLTMKAREEAPEKDLESIREESKARMSQLKGPQRESSQDDVDDLLSQLGLE from the coding sequence ATGTTTTCGCAGACCACGGTCATGGAGCGTCTCGTGGAGAAAATCTCCGACCGCGTCGTGGAGAATATCTCCCAGACCATAACCCAAACCGTGGAGAGGGAACTGCAGGAAAGCCTCTCCAAAGCAATGATCGAAGGCGAGTTCTACCGCGAGATGAACGAAGAAATGCGCGAGGGACTCCAGACCATCTACAGGGAAATCAAGAACGCTTCCCGCACTGACGAAGCGAAGGCGAGCGGCCAGACAACGGAACAGCTCTTCACCGAAGCCTCCAAACAGCTCGACGACATCCTCGCCACCACTGAAGAAGCCACCGTCTCCATTATGGACGTGGTGGAAAAGCATATGGAGCTGCAGAACAAGGCGAACGACCTGCTGGCCGGCCTGCGCAAAACGCGCAAGTCAAACCCCGCCATCCAGGAACTCATCGACATCAACGACGAGCTCGGCCAGAACCTCGTGCACATCATGACTTCGCTGAGCTTCCAGGACCTCACGGGCCAACGAATCAAGAAGATCATCAACGCGCTCAAAACAATCGAATCGACGGTGTTCGAACTGTATCTTTCCACAGGCCTGACCATGAAAGCGCGCGAGGAAGCCCCGGAAAAGGACCTGGAGTCCATCCGCGAGGAATCCAAGGCCAGGATGTCGCAACTCAAAGGACCACAGCGGGAGTCTTCCCAGGACGACGTGGACGACCTGCTCTCTCAACTGGGTCTCGAATAA
- a CDS encoding NAD(P)/FAD-dependent oxidoreductase, translated as METKHITIIGAGPAGLSAAIYAARAGLSTLVLGCAPKIAGDYDIDNYFGFPETITGKELVERGRAQAERFGADIRCDRVLGIHLDEEMRYTVKTESGEVKTCAVILATGVSRVRPGVENLGDYEGKGVSYCVSCDGFFVRGKKVVVVGEGIFAANQALELTNYTSDITIITQGKKPEMSENFLKQLADASIPVLEKKAVRLEGENGLERVVLDNDETIDAEGLFVAIGEASSSDFAYSLGIERNGVFLVADEKKATNIPGVFAAGDCRGGFLQISVAVGEGAVAAKSAISYVKKECPNMKTG; from the coding sequence ATGGAAACAAAACACATCACCATCATCGGCGCTGGTCCTGCCGGGCTCTCGGCCGCCATCTACGCCGCTCGGGCCGGCCTCTCCACCCTGGTGCTCGGCTGCGCCCCCAAAATCGCCGGCGACTACGACATCGACAACTACTTCGGCTTTCCCGAAACCATCACCGGCAAGGAGCTCGTAGAGCGCGGCCGCGCTCAGGCCGAACGTTTCGGCGCGGACATCCGCTGCGACCGTGTCCTCGGCATCCACCTGGACGAGGAAATGCGCTATACCGTGAAAACCGAGTCCGGCGAAGTGAAGACCTGCGCCGTTATCCTGGCCACCGGCGTCTCCCGCGTCCGGCCAGGTGTGGAAAACCTGGGCGACTACGAAGGCAAGGGCGTTTCGTATTGCGTGAGTTGCGACGGCTTCTTCGTCCGCGGCAAAAAGGTCGTGGTCGTCGGCGAGGGTATCTTTGCCGCCAACCAGGCCCTGGAACTGACCAACTATACCTCGGACATCACCATCATCACCCAGGGCAAAAAGCCCGAGATGAGCGAAAACTTCCTCAAGCAACTCGCCGACGCCTCCATCCCCGTGCTGGAAAAGAAGGCGGTCCGCCTCGAAGGTGAGAACGGCCTGGAGCGCGTCGTGCTCGACAATGACGAAACCATTGATGCGGAAGGCCTGTTCGTAGCCATTGGCGAGGCATCATCCTCGGATTTCGCCTATTCCCTGGGCATTGAACGCAATGGCGTGTTCCTGGTGGCGGACGAGAAGAAAGCCACGAACATTCCCGGCGTGTTTGCTGCGGGCGACTGCCGTGGAGGATTTCTGCAAATCAGCGTGGCCGTGGGCGAAGGCGCCGTGGCCGCCAAGTCCGCCATCAGCTACGTGAAGAAGGAATGCCCGAATATGAAGACGGGCTGA
- a CDS encoding Nif3-like dinuclear metal center hexameric protein, which produces MKLNDIIRIIEETAPLAAQAPWDQSGIQIPGSADKADDVRTVAVTIDPTPAAMARCIDENADLILTHHPLAIEPKRLSDGGPYLETTRLVISSGATLYAAHTSLDANPNGPAGWLARELDLQDMTPLEITRRVHTRGAIFPVSPDDEQHVGRWKELPGVVDVQLLDDECFLLHEEDAWSAIRSVVAADLADMAAFNMVDTAMDDVLFGIGQVGSLPEPLGWNEFLERIAGSIGNALMVGKIPPHLNAPATVSRVAICPGSGSSLAGAARARRADVLITGDVKYHAALEAPLPMVDVGHFCLEEEMMRRFASLLAASLSALNPKTRVVFVPGYEPRTLLGSTSGA; this is translated from the coding sequence ATGAAACTGAACGACATCATCCGAATTATCGAGGAAACCGCTCCCCTGGCCGCACAGGCCCCATGGGACCAGAGCGGCATTCAGATTCCCGGCTCAGCAGACAAAGCCGACGACGTTCGGACCGTGGCCGTCACCATAGACCCCACGCCGGCCGCCATGGCGCGCTGCATCGACGAGAACGCAGACCTCATTCTCACACACCACCCTCTGGCTATAGAGCCGAAACGGCTCAGCGACGGCGGGCCATACCTGGAAACCACGCGTCTCGTCATCTCTTCCGGCGCGACCCTCTACGCCGCGCACACCTCGCTGGACGCCAATCCCAACGGCCCGGCCGGCTGGCTGGCCCGCGAACTCGACCTGCAGGACATGACCCCGCTGGAGATCACCAGGCGTGTACACACCCGCGGCGCCATCTTTCCCGTAAGCCCTGACGACGAACAGCATGTTGGCCGTTGGAAGGAGCTGCCCGGCGTGGTGGATGTGCAACTGCTGGATGACGAATGTTTTCTGCTGCACGAAGAGGACGCCTGGAGCGCCATACGCTCCGTGGTGGCCGCCGACCTTGCCGACATGGCCGCGTTCAACATGGTGGACACCGCCATGGACGACGTCCTCTTCGGCATCGGCCAGGTGGGCTCCCTGCCGGAGCCGCTGGGCTGGAACGAATTTCTCGAACGCATCGCCGGTTCCATCGGTAATGCGCTTATGGTGGGCAAGATTCCGCCCCACCTCAACGCACCGGCAACGGTCTCGCGCGTGGCAATCTGCCCGGGTTCCGGTTCCTCGCTGGCCGGCGCCGCACGGGCCCGACGGGCGGATGTTCTGATAACCGGCGACGTAAAGTACCACGCAGCCCTGGAAGCCCCTCTGCCCATGGTGGACGTAGGGCACTTCTGCCTGGAGGAGGAAATGATGCGTCGTTTCGCCTCCCTGCTGGCTGCAAGTCTGTCCGCATTGAATCCCAAGACCCGGGTCGTATTCGTCCCCGGGTACGAGCCGCGCACGCTGCTCGGCTCCACGTCCGGTGCATAG